The window ATTTGCGCGTAAGACTCGCATAAATAAGCCGCTATATAAGCAGGAACATAAGGGAAAGACCTTAATTTATAGTCAACCCCAATCAGGTCGATTAAGTCGCTCATAAAGCGGAAAGTGGTAACTTTAGAGCCATCTGTGATGTTGTAGGCTTTCCCTATTGCGTTATCATTTTCCGCGGCCAGCATAATTCCCTGAACCACATTATCGATATGCGACAGGTTCATAAGGTTCACGCCGTTATTAACTACTGCCAGCCGGTTGTTTTTTAACCCTTGTATCAATCTCGGCATGATTGCCCTATCGCCCTGCCCCCAGATATATCCCGGCCTGATAATTGTAGCCGGCAGGTTATGTTTCCGGTAATAATCAAAAGCCATACGGTCGGCGGCTATTTTCGAGCGAGTATAATTATCTATGATTAATTTTTCGTATGGTGCATCCTCATCGGTTCCGCGATGGTTTTGGCCATTGCCATAAACAGCCACCGATGAAATATAAATACTTCTTGGGCAATCCTGCTTAAGACAAGCCTCAAAAAAATTCTTTGTCCCGTTAACATTGATGGTTAGAAAATCATCCCATGAACCGAAATCGGTTGCCAAGGCTGCGCAGTGTATGCCAAGGTCAGCGTTTTTTAACAGTGAGTTGAAACTGTTCTCATCAGATAGTTCGCCATATATTATCTCAACGCCAAGTTCACTTAAAACTGAGGTGTTTGAACTTTGGCGCGCTAAAGCGACAACATCATCGCCTCTATTAATATATGCTTTGGCTAAAGCGCCGCCAAGAAAACCTGTGCCGCCAGTGATTGCTATTTTCATTATTATTGTCAGCCTTTTTTTATTTTGCTTAGACCTTTAGAAATATCAATATTAACGAATGCTCCAATATAAAATATATAAAATAGAATATACAGCAAAATATCCCAAAGAATATATATTTTCGCTATAAATAATACAGTTGAAACTATAAGCTGGAAAAACACTAAGTAAAGTCCGGCCTTGAAACACCCGCTATAGGCTAATCCCATCCGCCTGAATTTAAAGATGATGATAGGCGCAATAATCACTAAAATATAAAACAAGCCGACGGCAAATTTATAAATAAAAAATCCAACTACCGTC is drawn from Candidatus Zixiibacteriota bacterium and contains these coding sequences:
- a CDS encoding NAD(P)-dependent oxidoreductase; translation: MKIAITGGTGFLGGALAKAYINRGDDVVALARQSSNTSVLSELGVEIIYGELSDENSFNSLLKNADLGIHCAALATDFGSWDDFLTINVNGTKNFFEACLKQDCPRSIYISSVAVYGNGQNHRGTDEDAPYEKLIIDNYTRSKIAADRMAFDYYRKHNLPATIIRPGYIWGQGDRAIMPRLIQGLKNNRLAVVNNGVNLMNLSHIDNVVQGIMLAAENDNAIGKAYNITDGSKVTTFRFMSDLIDLIGVDYKLRSFPYVPAYIAAYLCESYAQIRRYKVEPPITRYTVRMGKYDQVFDISKAIFELGYKPSITYKEGMARLARYVRSLYYNSK